From the Kallotenue papyrolyticum genome, the window CTGGGATCCGCTGGGGCTGCTCAACGATGTGGCCTGGCCCGCCGGCGTCCATCGCCTGAGCCAGCCTCCGACCGACCAGGTGCTGGAGGAGCGGTGGCTGCTGGCGGTGACGGACGCGGCGCCGCAGGCCGCGTGGCTGGAGCGTGGCGCGGTCTTCCATCCACCGACGATCATCGCCGGTGTGGGCTGCCGACGAGGTGCTTCCGCCACCGGCATCGAAACGGCGCTGCGCGCAGCCTGCCGACAGGCGGGCGTGGCCTGGGAGGCCCTGGCCGCGCTGGCGACGGTGACGCTCAAAGCCGACGAGCCAGGGCTGCTGGCGCTGGCCGAACGCTACCGCCTGCCGTTGCAGGTCTTCAGTGCCGAGGAGCTGCGCGCGCGCGCCGCCGATCTGCCGCTCAGTCCATCCGCGGCAACGGCGCGGCTGGATCTGCCAGGCGTGGCCGAGCCGTGCGCGCTGCTGGCTGCCGGCAGCCGCGCCTTGCTGCTGCCCAAACAGGCGCTGGCGGATGTGACCGTGGCGCTGGCGCGACGGGAGGTGCCCCTCCATGGCTGAGGGCATGCTCTGGCTGGTGAGTCTCGGTCCTGGCGATGCGGCCCATCTGACGCCGATGGCGCTCCAGGCGCTGCGCCAGGCCGAGCTGGTGATCGGCTACGCCGCCTACCTGACGGCGATCGAGCCGTTGTTGGCGCCCCATCAGCAACGGCAGCCTTTCGCCCTGGGCGAGGAGCTGATGCGCGCCGAGGTTGCGCTGCGTGCGGCGGCCGCGGGACGGCGCGTGGCGCTGGTGTCGAGTGGCGACATTGGCGTGTACGGCATGGCCGCGCCGCTGTTGCAATGCCTGGAGCGCTGGCCGAGGGCGCAGCGTCCGGCCATCGAGGTTGTGCCAGGCGTGTCGGCGGTGCTGGCGGCGGCCGCGCGCCTGGGCGCGCCGCTCGGCCACGACTGGTGCTGCATCAGCCTGAGCGACCTGCTAACGCCCTGGCCGCTGATCGAGCGCCGACTGCGCGCGGCCGCCGCCGCCGATTTTGTGATCGCGCTGTTCAATCCGCGCTCGCAGACGCGCACCCGGCACTTGGCAACGGCGCAGCGTATTCTGCTGGAGCAGCGTCCGCCCGCGACGCCGCTGGCGGTGGTGCGCGCGGTGACGCGGCCCGACGAGCAGATCGAGCGCACCACGCTCGCCGAACTGCAGCCCGAGCGCGTAGACATGCTCAGCCTGGTGCTGATCGGCAACAGTCAGAGTCGCTGGCTGGAGGGCTGGATGCTCACGCCGCGCGGCTACCGCGAGGAGGGGGGATGAGCGCGCGCCTGGTGCTGGCCGCGCCCGAAAGCGGCAGCGGCAAAACCACCTTCTGCGCCGGCCTGGTGGCCGCGCTGGTCCAGCGTGGTCTGCGCGTGCAACCCTTCAAGTGCGGGCCGGACTACATCGATCCCGGCTACCTGAGTCTGGCGGCGGGGCGTCCCTGCCGCAATGTGGATAGCTGGCTGCTTGGCGCGCAGACGACGCGCCAGGTGTTTGCCGCAGCCAGCGCCGACAGCGATCTGGCCCTGATCGAAGGGGTGATGGGCCTGTTCGATGGCTATGGCGCGCTGGACGAGGCCGGCAGCACGGCGCATGTGGCGCGCCTGTTGGACGCGCCGGTGGTGCTGGTGGTGGATGCGCGCGGCATGGCGCGCAGCATCGCGGCGCTGGTAGACGGTTTTCGCCGGTTCGACCCGCGCGTGCGCTTGGCGGGCGTGTTGCTCAACCGCGTCGGCAGCGCGCGGCACGCCGAGCTATGCGCCACCGCCATCCAGACCTACACCGGCCTGCCCTGCCTGGGCTACCTGCCGCGCGACGCGGCGCTGGCGCTTCCCGAGCGACACCTGGGCCTGATCCCCAGCGGCGAGCATGCCGCCGCCCGCGAGGTGATCGCCCGCGTTGCGGCCACCCTAGCCACCACCTGTGATCTGGAACGGCTAGTGGCGCTGGCGCAGGCCGCCCCGCCGCTGCCGGCGGAGCCGCCGGTGGTGCTGCCGCGTCTCCGGAGCGCGTGCCGTCCCCGCATCGCCGTGGCACAGGATGCGGCCTTTTCGTTCATCTATCCCGAAACCATCGAACTGTTAGAGGCCGCCGGCGCGGAGGTGGTGCCCTTCAGCCCCATGCGCGATCCGGGGTTGCCGCCGGACACAGCGGGCGTGATCCTCAGCGGCGGCTTTCCGGAGCTCTATGCCGCCGAGCTGAGTGCCAACAGCACCTTGCATGCCGCGCTACGCGCCGCGCATACCGCCGGTATGCCGATCTATGCCGAATGTGGCGGCCTGATGCTGCTGACCGAAGCGCTGGTCGATCAGGCGGGCCGGCGCTGGCCGATGGTTGGTCTCTTGCCGGGCACCAGCGCCATGACGCCGCGGTTGAGGCTGGGCTACCGCAGCGTGCGCGCGCTGCGCGACGGGCCGCTGCTGCCCGCCGGCGCCGTGGTGCGCGGCCATGAGTTCCACTATTCGCGCTGGGAGGCCCCCGTCGCGCTGCCGGCAGCCTACGCCGTGCTCGATCCCACCGGTCAGGCGGTGGCCGAGGAGGGCGCGCAGCAGCATGCGCTGATGGCCAGCTACGTCCATCTGCACTGGCTGACGCGACCGGAGATCGCCGCGCGCTTTGTGGCCTGGTGCGTGGCCTGGCAAGGAGCGGAACATGGCTAAGCTGGTGGTATTCACGGGCGGCACGCGCAGCGGTAAAAGTCGTTGCGCCGAACAGTACGCGGCGCGCCTGGCTGCCGAGGTGGTGTACCTGGCGACCGCCGAGGTTGGCGACGCCGAGATGGCCGAACGCGTGGAGCGTCACCGTCGGCGGCGACCGGCGACCTGGCGGGTGGTGGAGTGCACAGAGGCTGTGGGCGCGGCGCTGCGCGAGGTGCCGCCCGGCGCCGTGGTGTTGCTCGACAGCCTGACGCTGCTGGTGAGTCGCCTCCTGGAGCAGCCAGCTGCCGAGGAGCTGATCCGGCAGGAGCTGGACGCGCTGCTGACGGCGCAGCGCGAGCAGGTGCTGCACCTGATCGTGGTCAGTGATGAGGTGGGGTGGGGTGTGGTGCCGCCCACGCCGCTGGGGCGGCGCTTCCGCGATCTGCTGGGCCAGGCCAATCAACGTCTGGTGAGCGCTGCCGACGAAGCCTATCTGGTGGTGGCAGGCGTGCCGCTCGATCTGCGCGCGCTGCAGGCCGCCTGGAGTCGCGACGGGAGCCGACCATGATCGCGCATGGCGCGCTGGACCATGAGGAGCTGGCTGCGTTGGGCCTCGATCCGACGCGGGTGCTCGATTTCAGCAGCAACATCAATCCGTGCGGTCCGCCGGCGCGCGTGCGTCAGGCGTTGGCGGCCTATGATCCGGCGCCGTATCCCGACCGGCGCGCCTGGGCGTTGCGCGAACGGCTGGCGCAGCACCATGGCTGCCGCGCGGCCAACATCCTGATCGGCAACGGCGCCAGCGAGGTGATCCACCTGGTGGCGCGCCTGCTGTGTCCCGGCGATCGCACGCTGGTGATCGCGCCAACCTTCGGCGAGTACGCGCATGCTTCGCGGTTGGCGGGCGCGCGGGTGATCTCCGTCGTCTGCGATGAGGCGCGACAGTTCGCGCTCGATCTGTCCGCGTGTCTGGCGGCGATCCGTGCGGCGCGTCCACGGCTGGTGTGGTTGTGCGCGCCCAACAACCCAACCGGTACTCTGCTCGATGAGGAGACGCTGCAAAACCTGGCGCAGGCCAGCCGTCAACAGGGCGGACTGCTGGTGATCGATCGCGCCTATGCTGGCATCGAGCGCTCGGCTATGGACGAGGCGGTTGATCGCCTGCCGCCGGATGGTCTGATACGCCTGTATTCGCTGACCAAACGCTACGCCCTGGCCGGTCTGCGCCTGGGCTATCTGGTGGCCGAGGAAGCGATCTGCACCGCGCTGGCCGAGCTGCAACCGCCCTGGAGCGTCAACGGCGCGGCGCAGGTCGCCGGCCTAGCCGCGCTGGAGGCCGAAGCGGAGGTGACGGCCAGCCTTGCCCAGTGGTGGGCGCTCAGCGATCAGTTGCGCGCCGGGCTGGTGGAGCTGGGCTTGCGCGTGTTGCCCTCGGCCCTGCCGTTTATGTTGGTGCATGCCGGGAATGGCGCTGCCGTGCGCGCGGCCCTGCTGCAGCGCGGCTGCCTGGTGCGCGACTGCGCTTCGTTTGGCCTGCCGCACCTGGTGCGGGTCGCGCCGCGCCGCGCCACTGACAATGCCGTGTTGATCGAGCAATGGAGCGAACTATGCCGGCGCCCGTCGTGATGGTGCTGGGCACAGCCTCATCGGTCGGCAAAAGTACGCTGGTGACGGGCCTGTGCCGTCTGGCGGCGCGGCGCGGACTGCGCGTCGCGCCCTTCAAAGCCCAAAACATGAGCAACAACGCGGCGGTCACCGCCGACGGCGGCGAGATCGCGCGCAGCACCGCGGTGCAGGCCGAAGCTGCCGGCATCCAGCCGACGGTGCAGATGAATCCGATTCTGATCAAGCCCGAAGGCGGGACGCGCAGCCAGATCGTGGTCGAAGGGCGCGTCTGGCGCGCGCTGGAGGCGCTTGAATACTGGCAGCGCAAACAGGAGCTGTGGAGCATCGTGCAGCGCAACCTGGATGTCCTGCGCGCAGAGTATGACCTGGTGATCGCCGAGGGCGCCGGTAGTCCGGTGGAGCTCAACCTCAAGGCCGCCGACATCGTCAATCTGCGCGTGGCAAGCTATGCAGGCGCGCGCACGCTGCTAGTCGGCGATATCAACACCGGCGGGATCTTCGCCCAGTTGCTGGGCACGCTGCTGCTGATGGAGCCCGCCGAGCGTGCGCTGATCCAAGGGCTGGTCGTCAACCGCTTTCGTGGCGATCCCCGCCTGTTTGCCGACGGCATCACGATTCTGGAGCAACGCAGCGGGCTGCCGGTGCTGGGCGTGCTGCCCTGGGTCGATGATCTGGGACTGGCCGAGGAGGATGGCGTGGCGCTGGATCGGCCACCGCCACCGCTCCACAGCGGCGTGCCCATCGCCGTGGTGCGTCTGCCGCACATCGCCAACTTCGATGATCTTGATCCCCTGCGGCGCGAAGCGGGAGTGGCGGTGCACTTCATCGATCGTCCTGCCCAGTTGGCGGGCATGGCGGCGGTGATCCTGCCCGGCACCAAGCACACGCTGGCGGCCTGGCGCTGGCTGGTTGAACGGGGCTTCGACACAGCGCTGCGCCGCTTTTCCGGCAGCATTGTTGGCATCTGTGGCGGCTACCAGTTGCTGGGCCTGACAATCAGCGATCCGCAGGGCATCGAGGGGCAAGGTGGCGAGGTGCAGGGCCTGGGCCTGCTGCCGATCGAAACCGTGTTTCAAGCCCACAAGCGCACCGCACAGGTCGCCGGTCGCGCGCGGCTGCCCTGGGCGCACGACCTGCCGGTCGCGGGCTACGAAATACATATGGGCGTATCGCGGCGCAGAGCGGGCCGGCCCGCCATGCTACTCGGCGCGCCCGACGCGGCAGAGCCGATCGAAGACGGTTGTGTTAGTGCCGATGGCCGTGTGTGGGGCTGCTACCTGCATGGTCTCTTTGCCAACCATGAGCTGCGCCGCGCCTGGCTGCGCACGTTGGGCTGGCACGAGCCTGATTTCGCTCCTGCCGCGCCCGATCCGTACGAACGTCTGGCTGATCTGTTAGAGCAGCATCTCGACCACGCGCGCCTGACGGAGCTGCTCACGCCTTAGGGAGGGACTATGGCGCTGTTCGCGCTGCTGTCGGGCCGGGCCGCGGCGCTGGTGGTCGTGCTGGCCGCCAGCCTGCTGCTCGGGCTGCGTCACGCCAGCGATCCGGATCATGTCGCCGCGATCGCCGGGCTGGTGGCGCACGAGCCGTCACGACGGGCTGCCTGGCGTGCCGGCTGGCTGGGATGGTGTTGGGGCTTGGGCCATGCCGGCGCGCTGCTGGCGGTGGGCCTGCCGTTGATCTGGATCGAGGGACAGTTGCCATTCGCGCTGCAGCACCTGGTCGAGCTGGCGATTGCCGCGGTTACCATCGGCCTGGCGCTACGCCTGCTCTGGCGTCGTGGCGAAGCTGCCGAGCGGCACGCTCCGCTCGCGCCGGCGCCCCGTTCGGGCGGCAGTGCCCTGGCGATCGGCCTGTTGCACGGATTGGGTGGCAGCGGCAGTCTGACGCTCCTGACGCTGGCCCACCTGCCAGGGCGTAGCTTCGCCGTGCCGGCACTGCTTGCGTTTGCATTGGGCTCCGCCCTATCGATGGCGCTGCTCTCAGCCGGGCTGGGCTGGCTGCTGCACGCGCTCGACTGGCTGCGCGCGTGGCGCGTGGTGCGGCCGGCGCTCGGGTGGGCGCTGCTGCTGTTTGGTGTATGGTACGGCTGGCATGCGCTCGCCTGAGGCGCGCCGCGTGGGCGTGCCCTTGACAGGTAGCAACAGCGTGGTACACTACCATCCGTCGTTGATGGCAGACGCCATAAGCGGCCCCGGGTTGCCGGGTAGGGTGCGAGGGACAAAAAAGCCTCTTGACACCCTGGCGCATTCGTGATATACTATCGTGTGCCGCGAGGGACGCGGCAGGTCTCGCCCGGGAGCGGGCAGACCGCGACAACCAGGCACCCATCGAGTGGCGCGGTTTCGCTCCCTCGATTTTTTGTCGCCTGGGGTCGCGTGCGCACCTGACCAACTGACGTGTGATGCGTGGCCGAAGCCTGTCTGAAGCGCACCGCGCTTCACGATCTGGATGACGAGTTTGATCCTGGCTCAGGATCAACGCTGGCGGCGTGCCTAATGCATGCAAGTCGAGCGGCCGAGCTTCGGCTCGGCAGCGGCGAACGGCTGAGGAACACGTGCGTAACCTGCCCCGCGGTGGGGGATACCGGGTGGAAACACCCGCTAAGACCGCATACGCACGTCCGGGGTGCCGGACGCGGAAAGCCGAGAGGCGCCGTGGGAGGGGCGCGCGGCCCATCAGGTCGTTGGTAGGGTAATGGCCTACCAAGCCGATGACGGGTTGCTGGTCTGAGAGGACGGCCAGCCAGACTGGGACTGAGACACGGCCCAGACACCTACGGGTGGCAGCAGCAAGGAATCTTCGGCAATGGGCGCAAGCCTGACCGAGCAACGCCGCGTGGAGGACGACGGCCTTCGGGTTGTAAACTCCTTTTCGTGGGGACGAGAGGGACGGTACCCACGGAAGAAGCCCCGGCTAACTCTGTGCCAGCAGCCGCGGTAAGACAGAGGGGGCAAGCGTTGTCCGGATTTACTGGGCGTACAGCGCGCGCAGGCGGCGCGCCAGGCACCCGGTGACAGTCTCCCGCTCAATGGGAGGAGGTCTGGGTGGACCGGCGCGCTGGAGGCCGTGAGAGGGTGATGGAACGCCCGGTGGAGCGGTGAAATGCGTAGAGATCGGGCAGAACACCAGTGGGGAAGCCGGTCACCTGGCACGGACCTGACGCTGAGGCGCGACAGCGTGGGGAGCAAACGGGATTAGATACCCCGGTAGTCCACGCCGTAAACGATGTGGAGCAGGTGTGGGGGCGTGATTGCGCGCCTCCGTGCCGCAGCTTACGCGTTGACTCCACCGCCTGGGAACTACGGCCGCAAGGCTAAAACTCAAAGGAATTGACGGGGGCCCGCACAAGCAGCGGAGCGTGTGGTTTAATTCGACGCAACACGAAGCACCTCACCCAGGCTTGACATGCCGCTGCAGGGCGTGGAAACACGCCGGCCTCTGAGGGGGCGGCACCGGTGCTGCATGGCTGTCGTCAGCTCGTGTCGTGAGATGTTGGGTTAAGTCCCGCAACGAGCGCAACCCCTGCCCGGTGTTACGCGTGTCACCGGGGACTGCCGGCCGGTTCGGCTGGAGGAAGGCGGGGATGACGTCAAGTCAGCATGGCCCTGACGCCTGGGGCGACACACACGCTACAATGCGCCGTGGAATGCGTTGCGACCTGGCAACAGGCAGCGAATCGCCAAGGCGGCGCGTAGTGCGGATTGGGGGCTGCAACTCGCCCCCATGAAGGCGGAGTTGCTAGTAACCGCGTATCAGCATGGCGCGGTGAATACGTACCCGGGCCTTGTACACACCGCCCGTCACGTCATGGGAGTCGGGAACACCTGAAGTCCGTGGGCCAACCGGCGCGAGCCGGAGGCAGCGGCCGAGGGTGGGCCTGGCGACTGGGACGAAGTCGTAACAAGGTAGCCGTACCGGAAGGTGCGGCTGGATCACCTCCTTTCTAGGGAGCGCAAGCTTCCACGCAATCCTCAGCGTCCCAGTGGGGCGCTGAGCCGAGCGCGGCAGGCGGCGCGTCACGCATCACACGTCAGCGGGCCAGGGGCTCGCTGGTGGTATGGGCGTGTAGCTCAGCTGGTTAGAGCGCCATCCTGATAAGATGGAGGTCCCAGGTTCGAGTCCCGGCACGCCCACCACCCACAAAGCGACGCAACGCGTCGCTTTGTGTTGGGGCGGTAGCTCAGTTGGGAGAGCATCTGCTTTGCAAGCAGGGGGTCCGGGGTTCGAGTCCCCGTCGCTCCACCATCGCACATTACCAATCAGGTTGGATTGATACAGCAGTAAATGTGGGTTACTGTTGCTTCGTACAAACGGAGTGACAGTCGGATGTCGAGGGACTTCTGACCAGGCAAGACAGGATGCGCGGTCGGGGGATGCCTCGGCACGTGGTGCCGAAGAAGGACGCGGGCCAGCAGCGAAAGGGCAGGGGAGGCGCAACCAGCCGATGAGCCTGCCGTCTCCGAATGGGGCAACCCGCCGGTCGCAGGACCGGCACACCCGGACGGTCGTTCGGGTGGGGGAACCCGGCGAACTGAAACATCTTAGTAGCCGGAGGAAGCGGAACACCGCCCGGAGTAGTGGCGAGCGAAACGGGCCGCCGCCCAAACTGCTGGCGTGCCAAGGGGGCAGCCGTTGCGCCAGCGGGGTTGTGAGACTGCGCGAGGCGCCTGCCTGCGCCTCAGCCGTGCGCGCGCGCGACCAGAAGCGTCTGGGATGACGCGCCAGAGAGGGTGAGAGCCCCGTATGGGCAGCCCGCGCGCGCGGTGCGCAGCATCTCGAGTACCACGGGACACGAGCAATCCCGTGGGAAGCTGGGGGGACCACCCTCCAAGGCAACCTACACCACGTGACCGATAGCGCACAGTACCGTGAGGGAACGGTGAAAAGCACCCCGGCGAGGGGAGTGAAAGAGAGCCTGAAACCGACCGCGTCCAGGCAGTCAGAGCCGCAGGCGGGGCGCATGCCGCGCGCGGTGATGGCGTGCCTTTTGGAGTATGACCCGACGAGTGGCTGGACGTCGCCGCCTAAGCCAGCGACAGGCGGAGGCCGAGCGAACGCGAGTGTGACAAGCGCGCGATGGTGGCGGTCAGCCGACCCGAAACCGTGTGAGCTACCCATGGCCAGGCTGCAGCGCCCGTAACAGGGCGTGAAGGGCCGCACCGGTGTCTGTTGCAAAAGGCTCGGAGGAGCTGTGGGTAGGGGTGAAATGCCAAACGAACACGGAGATAGCTGGTTCTCCCCGAAATGCATTGAGGTGCAGCCGGCCACTGACGGATGGCGGGGGTAGAGCACTGTTGCGACGCGGGGGCTTCACCGCCTACCAACTCGCGGCAAACTGCGAATACCGCCACCCGCGTGGACCGCGTGAGACGGCGCGTGCCAACATGCGCTGTCGAGAGGGCAACAACCCAGACCCGCCGCTAAGGTCCCCAAGTGGGCGCTCAGTCGCAAAGGAAGTGGCGCTGCTCAGACAACCAGGAGGTTGGCTTAGAAGCAGCCATCCTTGAAAGAGTGCGTAATAGCTCACTGGTCGAGGAGCGCCGCGCCGACAATGGACGGGGATAAGCGCCCCACCGAAGCGCGGGACCGGCCCGCACGGGCCGGTGGTAGGGGAGCGTCGTGCGCTGGGCGAAGGTCGAGCGCAAGCCCGGCTGGACGGCGCACGAGTGCGAATGTCGGGATGAGTAACGCAGGTGGGGTGCGAACCCCCACCGCCGGAAGCCCAAGGGTTCCGCTGCACGGGCACTCCGCAGCGGGTGAGTCGGGCCTAAGCCGAGGCCGCAAGGCGTAGGCGATGGACAGCTGGTGGAGATTCCAGCACCGGTTGGGCGCGCTGAAGCGCCGCGATCCTGGGCGGCAGGGTGCGCGACCAGACGAGGGTCGTTCAAGCTGGTAGGCCGCAAGGCCGAGAAGCGAGCACGAGCGGGCGCCGTGCGGCGCGCCGCAAGGCACCCGGGCCTGAACAGGCACGAAAGGCGTGGCGGGGAGCGGCCAACCGCCCGTACCGCAAACCGACACAGGTGGGCTGGCTGAGGAAGCCAAGGCGGACGAGCGAACCCTGGTCAAGGAACTCGGCAAAATGATCCCGTACCTTCGGAAGAAGGGATGCTCGCTGGCGTGAGGCCCCTGGCGGGCGGAGCGCGGGCGAGCCGCAGAGCCCAGGCCCATGCGACTGGTTACCAAAACCTTAGGTCCCTGCTAAGCCGGAAGGCGACGTATAGGGGCTGATGCCTGCCCAGTGCCGGAAGGTTAAGGGGAGGCGTGCAAGCGCTGAACCGAAGCCCCGGTAAACGGCGGCCGTAACTATAACGGTCCTAAGGTAGCGAAATTCCTTGTCGGGTAAGTTCCGACCCGCACGAAAGGCATAACGACATGGGCACTGTCTCGACCGGGGGCTCGGTGAAATTGAAGTGGCGGTGAAGATGCCGCCGACCCACACCAGGACAAAAAGACCCCGTGGAGCTTTACTCTAGCTTGCCACTGTGGATGCGACGCGGCTGCGTAGGATAGGTGGGAGCCTGCGAAGCCGCCCTTGCGGGGGCGGTGGAGGCGCCGGTGAAATACCACTCTGCCGCGTGGCGTCCACTCACCGGTTGGGACGACAACCGGGACCGTGGCTGGTGGGGAGTTTGACTGGGGCGGTCGCCTCCCAAAAGGTAACGGAGGCGCCCAACGGTTCCCTCAGGGTGGATGGCAATCACCCGTGGCGTGCAAGGGCACAAGGGAGCTTGACTGCAAGGGAGACCACCCGCGCAGGGACGAAAGTCGGGCCTAGTGATCCTACGGTACCGCGTGGAAGGGCCGTAGCGTACCGGATAAAAGCTACCCCGGGGATAACAGGCTGATCCTGCCCAAGAGTTCAGATCGACGGCAGGGTTTGGCACCTCGATGTCGGCTCGTCGCATCCTGGGGCTGGAGCCGGTCCCAAGGGTTGGGCTGTTCGCCCATGAAAGCGGCACGCGAGCTGGGTTCAGAACGTCGTGAGACAGTTCGGTCTCTATCCGGTGTGGGCGCGTAGGTGCGTGCGTGGGGCTGCCCCTAGTACGAGAGGACCGGGGTGGACGACCCGCTGGTGGAGCAGTTGTCGGGCGACCGGCAGGCTGCGTAGCTACGGTCGGAAGGGCGAAGCGCTGAATGCATCTAAGTGCGAACCCCGCCACAAGACGACGCACCTCACCGTCAAGGACGGGTAAGGGCCCGGCGAGATGAGCCGGCAGACCGACGCGCGGTGGAGGCCGGGTGACCGGTAGAGCCGACGCGCACGGACGCCCGAGCGGCTTGCCTGGTCAGGAGTCTGCCGATATCTGTTGCTCACAAGCGCTTGTATCAATGCTCAGACCTGATTGGTCACTGTTGCGATGGGGACCATTCGGGTGTGCGAGGAGCGCGTCGGACCCACCCCGATCCATCCCGAACCGGGTCGTGAAACGGCGCAGCGCCGCGGGTACTGGAGCGCGAGCTCTGGGAGACAAGGCCCGTGCACCCGTTCTACTCAACAGCCGAACAAAACGTTCGGCTGTTTTTTTATGCCCCGCAGCGCTGCCCCTGCTCCAGAAACGCTAGAATGGAGCGGTTGATCAGCGCGGGAAACTCTTCGTGGATCCAGTGGCTCGCCGCGGGCAAGACCAACCGTTGCAGGTGGGGAACGTAGCGCTCCAGGTCCTTGTTCAATTCCTGATCCAGCGCCACATCGCGCTGTCCCCAGATCAGGAGCGTGGGCTGGCGTATGACCGGATCAAGGTTGAGCCAGAAGCGTAGCCCATAGCGCGCTGCCGCCCGATAGTAGTTGAGCGCTGCCGTACGCGCCCCTGGTTGTCCCAGGGCGTGGCGGTAGGCCGCCATCACCTCTGGCGAAAAGGCCTCTGGCACAGTGCTGGTGCCACGGATCATCCGCTCCAAGAGACGACCATCTCCCACCCGCAGCACCACCTCGGGCAGGTAGGGGAGTTGAAAAAAGAAGGCGTAGCTACTACGCAACCGCTGACGCGCATTGGTGAGCAGCTGCTGGATGAAGATGCGCGGATGGGGCGCGTTGATGATCACTAGCCGCGCGACATGCTCGGGGTGGGCTAATGCCAGACTCCAGGCGATGACGCCACCCCAGTCGTGCCCGATGATAGTGGCTTGTTCCGCGCCATGTACCTCGATCAGCTGGCGCACATCCTCGATCAGCGTGGTGATGGCATAGGCCTGCCGACCTGCGGGCTTGTCACTCAGGTTGTAGCCGCGCAGATCGGGTGCGACGACGCGCCAGTGCCGCGCCAGCGCGGGGATCTGGTGGCGCCATGATACCCAGCATTCGGGAAAGCCGTGCAGCAACATGACCAGGGGGCCCTGGCCTGCGCTCACACAGTGCAGACGGATGCCGTTCACCACGGGCCAGCTATGATGTAGCGCTTGTGCCTGCGTCATGCATCGTGCTGCCGTTGCTGCTCATGCTCTGCCGATAGGGTGCTGAGCTGTCGCGCCAGATCCTCCAGACGACGGAGCGCCTGCTGGTCGATACGATAACAGGTGGCCGCACCCTCCTGCTCGGCTACCAAGACGCGCGCGCGTCGCAGGATGGCCAGATGTTGTGAGATCGTGGCCTGCGCACGATCGAGGCGCAATACCAGGTCGTTGCAGATGCAGCCGGGATGTTGCGCGATATAGCGCGTGATCGCCAGTCGGAGCGGGTTGCCCAGTGCATGACAGATCGCGGCCAGCTCGGCATCATCGGGGTTGGGTGCGAGGAGACGCATAGCTGTACTCCCGCAAGGCGGTACCCCGCGCCGTTTCCGACGCGGGGGCTGTATCGATCCATAGCCATGCCATACCGAAGCGCCGCTGCGAGCGAGCATCGCGTCCTAACGTCGCTCGCCCGAGCGCGCTCCGCCCGTTGCGCGCCGTGGTCGGGCCAGGCTGGGCGCGATGGGACGACCGCGAATTGTGGTGCGTTTCAGGGCGCGCACGACGCGCTCGGCCAGGTTGCTCGGTACCTCCACAAACGAAAAATGCTCAAACAACTCAATCGCGCCGACCGCGCGGCCGGGAATGTTGGCCTCGTTGGCGATCGCGCCGACGATATCGGCGGGACGCACACCATCGTTGCGGCCCACATCCAGATACAGGCGCGTCATGCCGCGTTCGGGGCCGAAGCTCTGCTCGCGTCGCCGCCGTGGCCGGCGACCGCCCTCCTCTTCGGTGGTATCGGGCTCCTGCTCGGCCAGCAGAT encodes:
- a CDS encoding alpha/beta fold hydrolase, whose protein sequence is MTQAQALHHSWPVVNGIRLHCVSAGQGPLVMLLHGFPECWVSWRHQIPALARHWRVVAPDLRGYNLSDKPAGRQAYAITTLIEDVRQLIEVHGAEQATIIGHDWGGVIAWSLALAHPEHVARLVIINAPHPRIFIQQLLTNARQRLRSSYAFFFQLPYLPEVVLRVGDGRLLERMIRGTSTVPEAFSPEVMAAYRHALGQPGARTAALNYYRAAARYGLRFWLNLDPVIRQPTLLIWGQRDVALDQELNKDLERYVPHLQRLVLPAASHWIHEEFPALINRSILAFLEQGQRCGA
- a CDS encoding ArsR/SmtB family transcription factor, with amino-acid sequence MRLLAPNPDDAELAAICHALGNPLRLAITRYIAQHPGCICNDLVLRLDRAQATISQHLAILRRARVLVAEQEGAATCYRIDQQALRRLEDLARQLSTLSAEHEQQRQHDA